A region of Ferruginibacter albus DNA encodes the following proteins:
- a CDS encoding DUF7619 domain-containing protein, whose amino-acid sequence MKKRFFLPLFILLSFAITAKAQYAYIPDSSFRVYLKMSFPSCFNGDLIDTTCTDIVNAKGLLNISNQRISDITGIQYFKSIQSLDCSKNYIDTLPPLPQSITFLDCSKNDGLRFLSSLPKSLTNLNCFEDRLEGLPTLPNTLTNLDCSDNPLKSLPPLPNTLGTLICNNTKRILFPSLDSLPTLPNRLNFLSCNNNILKALPALPASLKELYCGSNKLTNLPALPASLNVLSCANNALTNLPALPNSIYFLVCSENKLTALPSLPSSLTNLYCDQNLITGLPVLPTSLTLLDCGFNNIYCLPKLPDSLRQLIIDFGKIHCIPNYPKNLSFIGQGAILGNGPFSIPLCNPATNSNHCTAFPTITGNIFYDNNSNGIKDDGELYVSNVKSGLSNNQYTFTDNNGYYQLGANVGNYTASIESPNYYKAIPSSKTFSFTTYDTSVNLNIALQPTKNVDSVTATIIPAGRARVGFPILYKINYSNTGTTTINTVATVTFDSTLLTYDSSSNHSVINIGNKLIVNESSVVPGQSASFVVYLRIKNTASINDTLKSAITITGNTSIATSTSITMVGGSYDPNDKTATPKLTPQQVQAGKAINYLVRFQNTGNDTAFNIVIADTLSSLLDATSLQVDASSSPCKVTVDSNIVYFEFLNVQLPDSNVNSLGSNGYVSFNIKPKSTVSSGSIENKAAIYFDYNLPVITNTATTLIANADGTNPVKLISFNALQDQDKTTAFLYWSTAEEINTKQFIIEQSSDGAHFSYAGTVTAKGNGGNYSYTTTLNYTNNYYRLKMVDNDGKYSYSPVAVINLKNNSEIQLLNNPVNEYISLKVSGINLNNTAAQLININGVLVKTFLLKQGLQQINISHIGTGSYYIKTRSSIQKITVIQ is encoded by the coding sequence ATGAAAAAAAGATTCTTCCTGCCGCTATTCATTTTGCTATCTTTTGCAATTACTGCAAAAGCGCAATATGCTTACATTCCCGATAGTTCTTTTAGAGTGTATTTAAAAATGTCATTCCCATCCTGCTTTAATGGAGATTTAATAGACACAACCTGCACCGATATTGTAAATGCGAAAGGTTTGCTAAATATTTCTAACCAAAGAATATCGGATATAACCGGTATTCAATATTTCAAGTCTATTCAATCTTTAGATTGTTCTAAAAACTATATAGATACATTACCGCCTTTACCTCAATCAATAACATTTCTAGACTGTTCAAAAAATGACGGCCTGAGATTTTTATCATCATTACCAAAATCATTAACCAACTTAAATTGTTTCGAAGATAGGTTAGAAGGGCTTCCAACATTACCGAATACATTAACTAATTTGGATTGCTCAGACAATCCACTTAAAAGCTTACCGCCATTACCCAATACATTAGGCACTCTAATTTGTAATAACACAAAACGTATTTTATTTCCTAGCCTAGATAGCCTGCCTACCTTACCCAATCGTTTAAATTTTTTATCTTGTAACAATAATATATTAAAGGCTTTGCCTGCTTTACCGGCATCTCTCAAAGAGTTATATTGCGGAAGCAATAAATTAACTAATCTGCCGGCTTTACCTGCTTCACTTAATGTGCTTAGCTGCGCTAATAATGCTTTGACTAACTTACCTGCTTTACCTAATTCTATCTATTTTTTGGTTTGCTCTGAAAACAAATTAACGGCTTTACCCAGCTTACCTTCTTCTCTTACTAATCTATATTGTGATCAAAATTTAATAACAGGTTTGCCTGTTTTGCCTACTTCTCTCACCTTATTGGATTGCGGGTTCAACAATATTTATTGCCTTCCAAAATTGCCCGATTCGCTGCGTCAACTTATCATTGATTTTGGTAAAATACATTGTATTCCCAATTATCCTAAAAACTTATCTTTTATCGGGCAAGGAGCAATTCTTGGTAATGGTCCTTTTTCAATTCCTTTATGCAATCCGGCAACCAATTCCAATCACTGTACTGCTTTTCCCACAATTACCGGTAATATATTTTATGATAATAATAGCAATGGAATTAAAGACGACGGAGAATTGTACGTATCTAACGTAAAATCCGGCTTATCTAATAATCAATATACATTTACAGATAACAATGGTTATTACCAATTAGGTGCTAATGTCGGCAACTATACAGCATCAATAGAAAGCCCAAACTACTATAAGGCTATTCCTTCCTCTAAAACATTTTCATTTACCACTTATGATACATCTGTTAATCTGAATATTGCTTTGCAACCCACAAAAAATGTTGATAGTGTTACTGCAACGATCATCCCGGCAGGAAGAGCAAGAGTTGGTTTCCCTATACTATATAAAATAAATTATTCAAATACCGGCACTACTACCATTAATACAGTTGCTACTGTTACTTTTGATAGTACATTGCTAACATACGATTCATCTTCTAATCATTCTGTTATCAATATTGGAAATAAGCTTATTGTGAATGAGTCTTCAGTTGTACCAGGACAATCAGCATCTTTTGTTGTTTATTTAAGAATAAAAAATACTGCTTCTATAAATGATACGCTGAAATCAGCCATCACAATAACCGGCAACACTTCTATTGCAACTAGTACTTCAATTACAATGGTAGGGGGCTCGTACGATCCTAATGATAAAACTGCAACGCCTAAACTTACTCCTCAGCAAGTTCAGGCAGGAAAAGCGATCAACTACCTGGTACGTTTCCAAAACACCGGGAATGACACTGCTTTCAATATTGTTATTGCGGATACATTAAGCAGCCTGCTAGATGCAACAAGCTTACAGGTAGATGCTTCATCCTCTCCTTGCAAGGTAACAGTGGACAGCAACATTGTTTATTTTGAGTTTTTAAACGTGCAGCTACCTGATAGCAACGTAAATAGTCTTGGCAGCAACGGATATGTAAGCTTTAATATCAAGCCGAAATCAACAGTTTCAAGTGGTTCAATTGAAAATAAAGCTGCTATCTATTTCGATTACAACTTGCCGGTGATCACGAATACTGCAACTACCCTTATTGCAAATGCAGATGGCACGAACCCCGTTAAATTAATTTCATTTAATGCATTGCAAGACCAGGACAAAACAACAGCATTCCTCTATTGGAGCACTGCCGAAGAAATAAATACCAAACAATTTATTATAGAACAAAGTAGCGATGGCGCTCACTTTAGTTATGCAGGAACTGTTACTGCTAAAGGCAATGGCGGCAATTATTCTTATACAACCACGCTTAACTATACCAATAATTATTATCGTTTAAAAATGGTAGATAATGATGGCAAATACAGTTATTCCCCTGTTGCTGTTATAAACCTAAAAAATAATAGTGAGATACAATTATTGAACAATCCTGTTAATGAATATATCAGTCTTAAAGTAAGCGGAATAAATTTAAATAATACAGCAGCTCAGCTTATTAATATCAATGGAGTTTTGGTTAAAACGTTTTTATTGAAACAAGGTTTACAACAAATCAATATCAGCCATATCGGTACGGGAAGCTATTATATTAAAACACGCAGCAGCATACAAAAAATAACAGTTATACAATAA
- a CDS encoding DUF2279 domain-containing protein yields the protein MVKSLFILSIISSSSLLAVAQDSAVVKSTQFTDSVIKYNTQPIKKLTPQQIKSRVRLVAAANIIGYGGTMIGLNAAWYANYPRSSFHFFNDNNEWLQVDKVGHMLSAYDESRGSMELWRWTGIDRKKQIWYGGLSGMAYQTVIEILDGFSAEWGFSWGDMSANVLGSAALISQELAWNDQRIKLKFSFHKNSYAPAMDLEQRANDIYGKSEWERWLKDYNAQTYWASASIKAFFPKANLPEWLSVAIGYGAEGMFGATENYATNKDGQVTFDRRDIKRYRQWYLAPDIDFSRFKTKKKGLKFLFTVLSAFKFPAPSLEFSNGSFKVNAITF from the coding sequence ATGGTCAAATCTCTATTCATCTTATCTATCATCAGCAGCAGTTCTCTTTTAGCGGTAGCGCAGGATTCGGCTGTAGTAAAAAGTACCCAGTTTACAGATAGCGTTATCAAATATAATACGCAACCAATAAAAAAATTAACTCCGCAGCAAATAAAATCGAGGGTGCGTTTAGTAGCTGCCGCCAATATCATAGGTTATGGTGGCACAATGATCGGTTTAAATGCAGCATGGTACGCTAATTATCCCCGAAGCAGCTTTCATTTTTTTAATGATAATAATGAATGGCTGCAGGTAGATAAAGTGGGACATATGTTAAGCGCCTACGATGAAAGCCGCGGCAGCATGGAACTTTGGCGCTGGACAGGTATTGACAGAAAGAAACAGATATGGTACGGCGGCTTAAGCGGCATGGCGTATCAAACTGTTATTGAAATACTGGATGGCTTTTCTGCAGAATGGGGGTTTAGCTGGGGCGATATGAGCGCCAATGTTTTGGGAAGCGCCGCTTTGATTAGCCAGGAACTGGCATGGAACGATCAGCGCATCAAGCTTAAATTCTCTTTTCATAAAAACAGCTATGCCCCGGCTATGGACCTGGAGCAGAGAGCCAATGACATTTACGGAAAATCGGAATGGGAACGCTGGCTGAAAGATTACAATGCGCAAACCTATTGGGCAAGTGCCAGTATAAAAGCTTTTTTTCCTAAAGCTAATTTGCCGGAGTGGCTATCCGTAGCTATCGGCTATGGTGCTGAAGGTATGTTTGGAGCTACTGAAAATTATGCCACCAATAAAGACGGCCAAGTAACTTTTGACCGCCGTGATATTAAACGATACCGCCAATGGTACCTGGCTCCTGATATAGATTTTTCCAGATTTAAGACAAAGAAGAAAGGGCTCAAATTTTTATTTACCGTACTGAGCGCCTTTAAATTTCCTGCTCCGAGTTTAGAGTTTAGCAATGGTAGTTTTAAAGTAAATGCGATAACGTTCTAG
- a CDS encoding phospho-sugar mutase translates to MDSKIQEKVDSWLNGNYEQSVKDEIKRLEKENPDELADAFYKNLEFGTGGLRGIMGVGTNRMNKYTVGMATQGYANYLKQQFGNDVSVAIAHDSRNNSRSFAEITANVFAANDIKVYLFESLRPTPELSFAIRKLGCKGGVVCTASHNPKEYNGYKAYWDDGAQMVPPHDKNVIIEVEKIASVDDVKWSGKEGNITIIGKDIDTEYIEMVKGLSVYPEVCAKQHDLKIVYTPIHGTGIMLVPDVLKAYGFTNVNIVEEQSKPDGNFPTVVYPNPEEKETMSIGLKKAQELDADVLLGTDPDADRVGIGVKNDKGEWILLNGNQTAVLAFNYVIEARKAKGLAESNDMVIKTIVTTDMIDVFAKANGVSCYNVLTGFKWIAELIRVKAWKETYIIGGEESFGLMIGNKVRDKDAVSAVAIICEMAAYEKEKGRTLYEKLIDLYVQYGLYKEELVSITKKGMNGAAEIADMMKGYRDNPPKQIAGVDVVELLDYQLQKATDLKTGESKKIELPKSNVLQFVLADGGKVSARPSGTEPKIKFYFSVNTKLENATGFDAAEKILNDKIAAIIKDMQLK, encoded by the coding sequence ATGGACAGTAAAATTCAGGAAAAAGTAGACAGTTGGCTGAACGGTAATTATGAACAATCTGTAAAAGATGAGATCAAACGATTAGAAAAAGAAAATCCGGATGAACTGGCAGATGCCTTTTATAAAAATCTTGAATTTGGAACCGGTGGATTACGTGGTATAATGGGTGTTGGCACCAACCGTATGAATAAATACACGGTAGGTATGGCAACACAAGGTTATGCCAATTATTTAAAGCAGCAATTTGGAAATGATGTAAGTGTGGCGATAGCACACGATAGTAGGAATAACAGTCGAAGTTTTGCAGAGATTACTGCTAATGTTTTTGCAGCAAATGATATTAAAGTATACCTGTTTGAATCGTTGCGTCCTACACCGGAATTAAGCTTTGCTATTCGCAAGCTGGGATGTAAAGGTGGTGTGGTGTGTACCGCCAGTCATAACCCTAAAGAATACAATGGTTATAAGGCTTATTGGGATGATGGCGCCCAGATGGTTCCTCCACATGATAAAAATGTAATTATTGAGGTTGAAAAAATTGCTTCGGTGGATGATGTGAAATGGAGCGGCAAAGAAGGAAATATTACCATTATTGGTAAGGATATAGACACAGAATATATCGAAATGGTAAAAGGACTTTCGGTGTACCCGGAAGTTTGTGCCAAGCAGCACGACCTTAAGATCGTTTATACGCCGATACATGGTACAGGAATTATGCTGGTGCCGGATGTATTAAAAGCATATGGATTTACCAATGTTAATATAGTAGAAGAACAAAGCAAGCCGGATGGGAATTTTCCTACGGTAGTATATCCTAACCCCGAAGAAAAGGAAACGATGAGCATCGGCTTAAAAAAAGCGCAGGAACTGGATGCAGATGTTTTATTGGGAACAGATCCTGATGCGGATCGTGTAGGCATTGGTGTTAAGAATGATAAAGGCGAATGGATATTATTAAATGGAAATCAAACGGCAGTACTGGCGTTTAATTATGTAATTGAAGCCCGCAAGGCAAAAGGATTGGCGGAGAGTAATGATATGGTGATCAAAACTATTGTTACTACAGATATGATCGATGTATTTGCGAAAGCAAATGGTGTTTCTTGCTATAATGTACTTACCGGTTTTAAATGGATCGCAGAATTGATACGTGTAAAAGCGTGGAAAGAGACCTATATTATCGGTGGTGAAGAAAGCTTTGGTTTGATGATCGGGAATAAAGTGCGTGATAAAGATGCGGTAAGCGCTGTTGCTATCATTTGCGAAATGGCTGCTTATGAAAAAGAAAAAGGAAGAACATTGTATGAAAAGCTGATAGATCTATATGTTCAATATGGATTGTATAAAGAAGAGTTGGTAAGTATTACCAAAAAAGGAATGAATGGTGCTGCTGAAATTGCAGATATGATGAAAGGTTACAGAGATAATCCACCGAAACAAATTGCCGGTGTAGATGTAGTTGAACTGTTGGACTATCAGTTGCAAAAGGCAACCGATCTTAAAACAGGTGAAAGCAAAAAAATTGAATTGCCTAAAAGCAATGTATTGCAATTTGTATTAGCGGATGGAGGTAAGGTTTCTGCCAGACCAAGTGGAACTGAACCTAAAATAAAATTCTATTTTAGTGTAAACACCAAATTAGAAAATGCAACCGGCTTTGATGCTGCTGAAAAAATATTGAATGATAAAATTGCAGCGATCATAAAAGATATGCAATTGAAATAG
- a CDS encoding carboxy terminal-processing peptidase, with amino-acid sequence MRKIVYSLLGILFTINLTAQTFHSNDLRQKCFVLRRFLEMNHYQPVQWNDSTSSRLFDHWLQTLDEAKLYFLQSDIKELSAYRYKLDDELAGKEWGFFDKSISICRKRLQQSDSISNALLAKPFDFTKPDVLHVPFASYPSSIQEIMQRRQQVYKWDILYDILEDEEDSTHPFTIKPPVNFNELQQKELESLRKSHAANVQDKLEPSPYFENNLADDYLDAIAWCYDPHTNYMNFSKKKEFETELSGFEYSAGIDIDKNDKSHWEITRLVPGGAAWRSGELHQGDILLKIKSGDHPEKSLDEMNDKDVIALLEGTSDDKLLITVKTKDGKQKTIALTKEKIEDDESIVQSFVIGDKTKIGYISLPDFYTDPDNEQTDKADGCANDIAKEIIKLKKDSICGLILDLRYNGGGSVWEAVQLAGIFIDIGPICSMKDKTGKTFFMKDPNRGTIYNDPLVILINSESASASELTSAALQDYHRALIVGNTSYGKGTAQIVIPMDTTGKLTERDNPTDFVKVTDRKYYRIDGNTAQWKGVTPDIVLPDFSIPDKYKEKGQLTALLPDNNKAGIYQPWPTIPVAQLQASSTARVNKDLYFSLVKKLQNLYITKSSGEENIPLQWASYFAYNEKEEEGTKEWDKKKDSAASPLKVSNNQFDVERIKLKSETAQKVNNSYIDRIADDDYIRESYNIITDWITIKK; translated from the coding sequence ATGAGAAAGATCGTTTATTCCTTATTGGGAATCTTATTTACCATTAACCTGACTGCTCAAACATTCCATTCAAATGATTTGAGACAGAAATGTTTTGTACTGCGGCGATTTCTAGAGATGAATCATTATCAACCTGTTCAATGGAACGATTCCACTTCTTCCCGGTTATTTGATCATTGGCTGCAAACCTTAGACGAAGCGAAACTATATTTTCTCCAATCAGATATTAAAGAGCTAAGTGCTTATCGATACAAATTAGATGATGAGCTGGCAGGAAAGGAGTGGGGCTTTTTTGATAAATCTATCAGCATTTGCCGCAAACGGTTACAACAAAGTGATAGCATCAGTAATGCCTTGCTGGCAAAACCGTTTGATTTTACAAAGCCTGATGTGTTGCATGTTCCTTTTGCAAGCTATCCTTCATCTATACAGGAAATAATGCAGCGCAGGCAACAAGTATACAAGTGGGATATCTTGTACGATATCCTGGAAGATGAGGAAGACAGCACACATCCTTTCACTATAAAGCCGCCTGTCAATTTTAATGAGCTTCAACAAAAGGAGTTGGAAAGCCTGCGTAAATCACATGCTGCCAATGTGCAGGATAAATTAGAACCTTCTCCGTATTTTGAAAATAACCTGGCAGATGATTACTTAGATGCGATTGCATGGTGTTATGATCCGCATACCAACTACATGAACTTTTCAAAGAAAAAAGAATTTGAAACAGAGTTGAGCGGCTTTGAATATTCTGCAGGTATAGATATTGATAAAAATGATAAAAGTCATTGGGAGATCACAAGATTGGTTCCCGGAGGCGCTGCATGGAGAAGCGGAGAACTGCATCAGGGTGATATTCTGCTAAAAATAAAATCGGGTGACCATCCGGAAAAGAGTCTGGATGAAATGAATGATAAGGATGTGATCGCTTTATTGGAAGGAACGAGTGATGACAAACTGCTGATCACTGTTAAAACAAAAGACGGTAAGCAAAAAACAATAGCGCTTACAAAAGAAAAGATTGAAGATGATGAAAGCATTGTGCAAAGTTTTGTAATAGGAGATAAAACAAAGATCGGCTACATCAGCCTGCCTGATTTTTATACAGACCCTGATAACGAACAGACGGACAAGGCAGATGGATGTGCGAATGATATAGCAAAAGAAATTATCAAACTAAAGAAAGATTCTATCTGTGGATTGATACTGGATCTGCGCTATAACGGTGGTGGTTCTGTTTGGGAAGCAGTGCAGTTGGCTGGTATCTTTATTGATATTGGTCCGATCTGTTCGATGAAAGATAAAACGGGTAAAACTTTTTTTATGAAGGATCCTAATCGTGGTACTATTTATAACGACCCTTTGGTAATACTGATAAACAGCGAAAGTGCTTCTGCATCTGAATTAACAAGCGCTGCTTTGCAGGATTATCACCGGGCATTGATCGTAGGAAATACATCTTATGGAAAAGGAACGGCACAGATAGTAATACCCATGGATACTACCGGTAAGCTAACGGAAAGGGATAATCCAACTGATTTTGTAAAAGTTACCGATAGAAAATATTATCGCATAGATGGAAACACTGCTCAATGGAAGGGCGTAACGCCGGACATTGTTCTCCCTGATTTTTCCATTCCAGATAAGTATAAAGAGAAAGGTCAGCTTACAGCATTGCTGCCTGATAACAATAAAGCAGGTATCTATCAGCCATGGCCTACTATTCCTGTAGCGCAATTGCAGGCTTCCAGTACAGCAAGAGTAAATAAAGACCTTTATTTTTCGCTGGTTAAAAAATTGCAGAACCTTTATATAACAAAAAGCAGCGGAGAAGAAAACATTCCTTTGCAATGGGCCAGCTATTTTGCCTATAACGAAAAAGAAGAAGAAGGAACAAAAGAATGGGATAAAAAGAAAGACAGTGCTGCATCGCCTTTGAAAGTGTCCAATAATCAATTTGATGTGGAGCGCATAAAATTAAAAAGCGAAACAGCACAAAAAGTAAACAACAGTTATATTGATAGGATAGCAGATGATGACTATATCCGGGAATCGTACAATATTATTACTGACTGGATAACCATTAAAAAATGA
- a CDS encoding LIC11966 family surface protein, with the protein MKKIILFILLITAKVIVFAQDDFSTPGAYLDYIGKQQDNISKKYLAYSSAASHGKRAKKVENLRDKLLDEVQESRMNISGMLGYKGDKEYRDSSVSFMKLYYNVLNDDYAKIINLEDVAEQSYDEMEAYLMVEELIDKKLDDANSNIRDAQKKFADKYHINLVAATDDISEKMRQTGKVNKYYKPVYLTFFKSYKEEEYVWDAIDKKNVTAIEQNKNALIQYAQEGLKSLDTIKAFEGDNSLVIACKSLLKFYISETDKLSVVSDYLLVQERFNKMKADYDAKSDHSKDDVNNYNKGVKEINDASNKYNQTSSQIYQGRKELIDNWNNAVKSFFDDHMPKYK; encoded by the coding sequence ATGAAAAAGATAATCTTATTCATTTTATTAATTACAGCAAAAGTAATTGTATTTGCCCAGGATGATTTTTCAACTCCCGGTGCTTACCTGGATTATATCGGCAAGCAGCAGGATAATATTTCTAAAAAATACCTGGCATACAGCAGCGCAGCATCGCATGGTAAAAGAGCAAAGAAGGTAGAGAACCTTCGGGACAAATTACTGGATGAAGTGCAGGAGTCAAGAATGAATATCAGCGGAATGCTCGGTTATAAAGGAGATAAAGAATACAGGGATTCTTCTGTTTCTTTTATGAAGCTGTATTATAATGTACTAAATGATGATTATGCAAAGATCATTAACCTGGAAGATGTGGCGGAACAATCGTATGATGAAATGGAAGCGTATTTAATGGTAGAAGAACTAATTGATAAAAAGCTGGATGACGCCAATAGTAATATCAGGGATGCGCAAAAAAAATTCGCAGATAAATATCATATTAACCTGGTGGCTGCAACAGATGATATTTCTGAAAAGATGAGGCAGACAGGTAAAGTAAATAAATATTATAAACCTGTTTATCTTACCTTTTTTAAAAGCTATAAAGAAGAAGAATATGTTTGGGATGCTATTGATAAAAAGAATGTAACGGCTATTGAACAAAATAAAAATGCCTTGATACAATATGCACAGGAAGGTTTAAAAAGTTTGGACACTATTAAAGCATTTGAAGGCGATAATTCACTGGTAATCGCCTGTAAAAGCTTGTTGAAATTTTATATTTCTGAAACAGATAAGCTATCGGTTGTTTCAGATTATTTATTGGTGCAGGAGCGATTTAATAAAATGAAAGCGGATTATGATGCAAAATCAGACCATAGTAAAGATGATGTGAACAATTATAATAAAGGCGTAAAGGAGATCAATGATGCCAGCAACAAATACAATCAAACCAGCAGCCAGATATATCAAGGAAGGAAAGAGTTGATCGATAATTGGAATAATGCTGTTAAATCATTTTTTGATGATCACATGCCAAAGTATAAATAG
- a CDS encoding protein-L-isoaspartate(D-aspartate) O-methyltransferase, with translation MKKFEDTYRHKGLRKKLVDALRTKGITDERALEAINNIPRHFFLDSAFDEIAYEDRAFPISEGQTISQPYTVAYQTQLLQVKPFDKILEIGTGSIYQSSVLAEMGATVYTIERQKKLFDQSKNFIFKARYPSIKFFFGDGFEGLPTFAPFDKVIITAAAPLIPPKLVEQLKTGGAMVIPVDEGEHQRMLRLTKNADGSCSEEAFENFSFVPMLSGKNG, from the coding sequence ATGAAGAAATTTGAAGACACCTATCGCCATAAGGGATTACGTAAAAAACTGGTGGACGCTTTACGTACCAAGGGAATTACAGACGAACGGGCATTGGAAGCGATCAATAACATACCCCGCCACTTTTTTTTAGACAGCGCTTTTGATGAAATTGCATATGAAGACAGGGCTTTTCCCATTTCTGAAGGTCAAACTATTTCACAGCCTTATACGGTAGCGTATCAAACTCAATTATTGCAGGTAAAACCTTTTGATAAAATTTTGGAGATCGGTACAGGAAGTATTTACCAGTCATCCGTATTGGCAGAAATGGGAGCAACGGTTTATACGATCGAAAGACAAAAAAAATTATTCGATCAATCAAAGAATTTTATTTTTAAAGCCAGGTATCCATCTATAAAATTTTTCTTTGGAGATGGATTTGAAGGGTTACCAACATTTGCGCCGTTTGATAAAGTAATCATCACAGCAGCGGCACCGCTTATTCCACCAAAATTAGTTGAGCAGTTAAAAACTGGTGGAGCAATGGTGATACCGGTAGACGAAGGAGAGCATCAACGCATGTTGCGATTGACCAAAAATGCAGATGGATCCTGTTCAGAAGAAGCGTTTGAGAATTTTTCATTTGTACCGATGCTTTCGGGAAAGAATGGATAA
- a CDS encoding queuosine precursor transporter, giving the protein MIHNILKDKPTKLFLGFTAFFVANALIAECIGTKIFSLEKLFGISPFHFSLFGQKDLSVNLTCGVLLWPLEFVMTDIVNEYYGPKAVRRISYTAVILISYAFLMFYLAMEIPPADFWITTKIPQVANMNTAFGAIFGQGMWIILGSLVAFLVSQIVDVTIFHKIKNITGDKKVWLRATGSTLVSQLVDSYIVLFIAFKLGGNWTWQMVIAVGTVNYIYKALVALILTPVIYFVEGRIEKYVGHDVAHKMKLAAMGKESE; this is encoded by the coding sequence ATGATACATAATATTCTTAAAGATAAACCTACAAAACTGTTTTTAGGCTTTACAGCTTTTTTTGTTGCCAATGCTCTAATAGCGGAATGTATTGGAACCAAGATATTTTCATTGGAAAAGTTGTTTGGCATTTCTCCTTTTCATTTTTCGTTGTTTGGTCAAAAGGATCTTTCTGTTAACCTTACCTGCGGTGTTTTATTATGGCCATTGGAATTTGTGATGACTGATATCGTAAATGAATATTACGGTCCAAAAGCTGTAAGAAGAATATCTTATACCGCAGTTATCCTGATCTCGTACGCATTTTTAATGTTTTACCTGGCTATGGAAATACCACCGGCGGATTTTTGGATAACCACTAAAATTCCCCAGGTTGCAAATATGAATACGGCATTTGGCGCTATTTTCGGGCAGGGCATGTGGATAATATTAGGAAGCCTTGTCGCCTTTTTAGTAAGCCAGATCGTTGACGTTACTATATTTCATAAAATAAAAAATATTACCGGCGACAAAAAAGTATGGCTTCGTGCAACAGGCTCCACATTAGTTTCGCAACTGGTGGATAGTTATATCGTCTTATTTATTGCGTTTAAGCTGGGTGGTAACTGGACATGGCAGATGGTTATTGCTGTTGGAACAGTGAATTATATTTACAAAGCATTGGTTGCACTTATACTTACACCTGTTATTTATTTTGTTGAAGGCAGGATAGAAAAGTATGTAGGGCACGATGTTGCCCATAAAATGAAACTGGCAGCCATGGGAAAAGAAAGTGAATAG